A segment of the Pyrococcus kukulkanii genome:
CTTCTTTGAATTGTACACCATCAAGATTCCCGATATCACAGCTAAAAGAAGCATTCCTATAACAACGGTTCCTATAATTTTCTTCTTGAATTCCATTTTTCCACCTCCTAGTAGACTTTCTCGATAACCTTACCTTCCAAGACTTTTCTCATTCGAACCTTTCCTGTGGATAAATCTAGATAGATTGTTCTACCCCCCTTTCCTCCCGTATCTTCAGCCACAAGCCTTATTCCGAGCCTCTTTAGCTCTCGCTTTGCAACTTCAATGTTCTTTTCTCCGATCTTTAATTCTTCACTCCTAACGTTCTCAAACATGTGAGCCCCTCCAAAGAGCTTAGCTTCAAGTCTGAATTTTGAAGCTCCGAGCTTAAGAACATCTTTAAGTAGTAATTGTAGCCCAGTATCAACGTACTTCGCTGGATTACCTCTCCCTCCATATCTGGAGGCCTCAGGGAGGAGAGCGTGGAGCAATCCACCAACCTTAGTCACCTTATCGTACAGGGTAATTCCTACACAGCTACCTAACCCGTACGTGCTTATTATCCCCCTACCTTTTCCTACCGCATAATCTCCAATCCCAACCTTAATCTCCTGCATCATTGCTTCTCAACCTCTTCGATTACCTGGCTTTCTAGTTTCTTCACGAGCTTAGTGAAGGATTCTGGAGTTGGTACAATGTAGAAGTAGCTCTCAACGCCAATATCCTGCTTGTGAAAGCTAGATTTGAAGACTATAATACTCTCAACATCCCTTAAATCAGGCCTCCCTAATTCCTTCTCTATATCATAAAGTGATTCAGCAGGCTTTGGGGGACTTAAAGAGACAGACTCACCCATGAGATTTGAAAGAATATCTGTGTACACGGATATCAGAATATTACCTACTTCCATTAGCGCTGATTTGCCCATATCATCGAGTTCCGTAACGCTCCCAGGTTCCATGCCCATTAAGACGGCACTTATGTTTAGTGCACTCTGCTTGGGGAATTGGAGTATGGCTAAACCCGAAAGACCCTCAGTAATATCAAACATGACTGTGAAGCTGTTTGAAACTCCTCTCTCTGCCAATCTTTTGAGGAATTCAACTCTTGATACTATTTCCACTTCGGGGGGCTTCACTTCTATTGGCCCGCCAATCATCTGTGATAATGCCGTTAGGGCATGGGAGATCGCTATGTTTGAGGCCTCTCTGAATATGTCCTTATACCACTCGCTCTTCTTCATGCCAATCCCCCCCATCAGCTTCTCAAGGATCCTCTTCATATCTTCAGGCTTCGGG
Coding sequences within it:
- a CDS encoding chemotaxis protein CheD; protein product: MMQEIKVGIGDYAVGKGRGIISTYGLGSCVGITLYDKVTKVGGLLHALLPEASRYGGRGNPAKYVDTGLQLLLKDVLKLGASKFRLEAKLFGGAHMFENVRSEELKIGEKNIEVAKRELKRLGIRLVAEDTGGKGGRTIYLDLSTGKVRMRKVLEGKVIEKVY
- a CDS encoding chemotaxis protein CheC codes for the protein MKKSEWYKDIFREASNIAISHALTALSQMIGGPIEVKPPEVEIVSRVEFLKRLAERGVSNSFTVMFDITEGLSGLAILQFPKQSALNISAVLMGMEPGSVTELDDMGKSALMEVGNILISVYTDILSNLMGESVSLSPPKPAESLYDIEKELGRPDLRDVESIIVFKSSFHKQDIGVESYFYIVPTPESFTKLVKKLESQVIEEVEKQ